In one Hydrogenimonas thermophila genomic region, the following are encoded:
- the fabI gene encoding enoyl-ACP reductase FabI — translation MLMKGKRGLVVGVANNKSIAYGIAKACHEQGAELAFTYLNDSLKKRVEPIAADFGSDMVYPLDVSKPEEFEALANALKEKWGTFDFIVHAVAFAPKEALSNPFVETTKEAFEIAMNISVYSLIELSRTMLPMLNEGASILTLSYLGAEKQIPNYNVMGVAKAALESSVRYLAADLGPRKGIRVNAISAGPIKTLAASGIGDFRFILKWNETNAPLRHNVTIEEVGNSAMYLLSPLSSGVTGEIHYVDAGYNIMGMAAVDEEDGKAVLNWDKQK, via the coding sequence ATGTTAATGAAAGGTAAACGCGGCTTAGTAGTAGGTGTTGCAAATAATAAATCAATTGCATATGGTATTGCCAAAGCATGTCACGAGCAAGGTGCAGAACTTGCTTTTACATATTTAAATGATTCACTTAAAAAACGTGTTGAGCCAATTGCTGCAGATTTTGGCAGTGATATGGTTTATCCTCTTGATGTAAGCAAACCAGAAGAGTTTGAAGCACTTGCCAATGCACTTAAAGAGAAGTGGGGAACTTTCGATTTCATTGTACACGCAGTTGCTTTTGCTCCAAAAGAGGCTTTAAGCAATCCTTTTGTTGAAACAACCAAAGAAGCATTTGAGATAGCAATGAATATATCTGTTTACAGTCTCATTGAATTAAGTCGTACAATGCTTCCTATGCTAAATGAAGGTGCTTCTATTTTGACATTAAGTTACCTAGGGGCAGAAAAGCAGATTCCTAACTATAATGTTATGGGTGTAGCAAAAGCTGCTTTAGAGAGCTCTGTAAGATACTTAGCAGCAGATCTTGGACCTCGAAAAGGAATACGTGTAAATGCCATAAGTGCAGGTCCTATTAAAACATTGGCTGCTAGCGGTATTGGTGATTTTCGTTTTATTCTTAAATGGAATGAGACAAATGCACCTTTAAGACATAATGTAACAATAGAAGAGGTTGGAAACAGTGCAATGTATCTTTTAAGTCCATTATCAAGTGGCGTTACAGGAGAAATTCATTACGTAGATGCTGGGTATAACATTATGGGAATGGCAGCAGTTGATGAAGAAGATGGCAAAGCAGTACTAAACTGGGACAAGCAGAAATAA
- a CDS encoding HP0268 family nuclease: protein MELKAVRTELNAKPKTISLEKIEKEIEKEGQKIFYFDRENSHKDLMEMVEYFESKGLSVYFKEVRYGLDENDYLYEAHILS from the coding sequence ATGGAATTAAAAGCTGTACGAACAGAACTAAATGCAAAACCTAAAACAATTAGTCTTGAAAAGATTGAAAAAGAGATTGAAAAAGAGGGGCAAAAAATATTCTATTTTGATCGTGAAAATTCACACAAAGATCTAATGGAGATGGTAGAGTACTTTGAAAGCAAAGGTTTAAGTGTCTACTTCAAAGAGGTTCGCTACGGTCTTGATGAGAATGATTATCTTTATGAGGCTCATATCCTGTCATAA
- a CDS encoding triose-phosphate isomerase, translating to MSKILAANFKTNHTRASTQEYVEKLDTSMGELGYLDDLYLFPPATALNNFNVKNSIHIGAQNAYPTIKGSFTGEIGVEQLEEFNVKTLLIGHSERRHILGETQEFIAKKYIWFIEKGFKIFYCIGEPLEVREAGDKAVRQYLVEQLEGIDTSYENLILAYEPVWAIGTGKTATAELIERTHSMIKEMVDKPLLYGGSVKPQNLAEILAVPGCDGALIGTASWDAESMISMLEIAKNID from the coding sequence ATGAGTAAAATACTCGCAGCCAATTTCAAAACAAACCATACAAGAGCATCAACGCAGGAGTATGTGGAAAAGCTTGATACCTCTATGGGTGAGCTTGGTTATTTGGATGATCTATACCTTTTCCCACCTGCTACTGCTTTAAATAATTTTAATGTTAAAAACAGCATACATATAGGTGCACAAAATGCTTACCCAACTATAAAAGGCTCTTTTACAGGTGAGATAGGGGTAGAGCAGTTGGAAGAGTTTAATGTAAAGACTCTTTTAATAGGTCATAGTGAGAGAAGACACATTTTAGGAGAAACTCAAGAGTTTATAGCAAAAAAATATATATGGTTTATAGAAAAAGGGTTTAAGATTTTCTACTGTATCGGTGAACCATTGGAAGTTAGAGAAGCAGGAGACAAAGCAGTACGTCAATATCTTGTAGAGCAGTTAGAAGGAATAGATACATCTTATGAAAATCTGATCTTGGCATATGAACCTGTTTGGGCAATCGGTACAGGTAAAACTGCAACTGCTGAACTAATAGAACGTACTCATTCAATGATAAAAGAAATGGTTGATAAACCTTTGCTTTATGGAGGGAGTGTAAAACCTCAAAACTTAGCAGAGATACTTGCAGTTCCAGGTTGTGACGGAGCATTGATAGGAACAGCCAGCTGGGACGCTGAAAGTATGATTTCAATGCTTGAAATAGCTAAAAATATAGATTAG
- a CDS encoding porin, with product MKFAKLSLAAIMAMSVSAFADVQNIKVSGDAKLYYSTDDTGSNDIFNQDGSMGQAAFDLSASADLANGVAGKIGVTALSTLGLEKNLVSATWASNDDANLLKTQWWVNEAWIAKTLGKTTIKVGRQELDTPLAFTEKWNIAANTFDAAVVLNQDIPKTTLVAAWVGRGNGASNGGVTTGAADGDDSFNTYGSAVLGGVTQQATDLGVTLAGTTATAGGAYAIGAVTTAIPMTTAQGWYYNVVNIATAYWLQADVAPIKGLTVGVQYANINPDSKVKINNNEVSDSSAWAAKVGYTMGALSVSAAYSSTDKDGVVYIANTATGTYKAQSKLYTEAWWTYGYVGAPDTDAVALAAEYSLKDVADLGAYFTSTSNDSTNVDMNEFTLTASKKLGALDTTLAYIYTDADNLNNADSFNTVQVYLTYNF from the coding sequence ATGAAATTTGCAAAACTGAGCCTTGCGGCAATTATGGCTATGAGTGTATCTGCATTCGCAGATGTTCAAAATATTAAAGTTAGTGGAGATGCTAAACTTTATTATAGTACTGATGATACAGGTAGTAATGATATATTCAATCAAGATGGGTCAATGGGACAAGCTGCATTTGATTTAAGTGCTTCTGCTGATCTTGCAAATGGTGTTGCAGGAAAAATTGGTGTTACTGCTCTTAGCACACTAGGATTAGAAAAAAATCTTGTATCAGCTACTTGGGCTTCTAATGATGATGCTAATTTACTTAAAACTCAATGGTGGGTAAATGAAGCTTGGATTGCTAAAACTCTAGGAAAAACTACTATTAAAGTTGGTCGTCAAGAGCTTGATACCCCACTTGCATTTACAGAAAAATGGAATATTGCAGCAAATACTTTTGATGCAGCTGTTGTTTTAAACCAAGATATTCCTAAAACTACTTTGGTAGCTGCTTGGGTTGGACGTGGTAATGGTGCTTCAAATGGTGGCGTAACTACAGGTGCTGCAGATGGTGATGATAGTTTTAACACTTATGGAAGTGCAGTTTTAGGTGGTGTCACGCAACAAGCAACGGATTTAGGAGTAACTTTAGCAGGTACTACTGCGACAGCAGGTGGTGCATATGCTATTGGTGCTGTAACTACGGCAATTCCAATGACTACAGCACAAGGTTGGTATTATAATGTTGTTAATATTGCAACTGCATATTGGTTACAAGCTGATGTTGCACCAATAAAAGGTTTAACTGTTGGTGTGCAGTATGCCAATATCAATCCAGATAGTAAAGTAAAAATTAATAATAATGAAGTAAGTGATTCAAGTGCTTGGGCAGCAAAAGTAGGTTATACAATGGGTGCCTTAAGTGTATCTGCTGCTTATTCTTCTACCGATAAAGATGGTGTTGTATATATTGCAAATACTGCAACTGGAACATATAAAGCACAATCTAAACTTTATACAGAAGCTTGGTGGACATATGGTTATGTAGGTGCACCAGATACTGATGCGGTTGCTTTAGCTGCAGAATATAGCCTAAAAGATGTTGCAGATTTAGGAGCATATTTCACTTCTACTTCTAATGACTCAACAAATGTTGATATGAATGAGTTTACTCTTACTGCATCTAAAAAACTTGGTGCACTTGATACAACTTTAGCATACATTTATACTGATGCTGATAATTTAAATAATGCTGACAGTTTTAACACTGTACAAGTTTACCTAACTTACAACTTCTAA
- a CDS encoding DUF3157 family protein — MLKKMTLFLMLSAMSFASQFVTLENGKTVLLKDDGTYEQVTLIKKNGKMIALKKDGTWEAVPENVVVAETVVNEKSKAVYKAKTSKLAKMLIGTWESPDGSLVYKFEKGGKLSIKNKNKWVETTYKVDDVNEKMRNVVVNIGEEGNLGFISFGGEHWILHIDEDGKTLHNESLKLRTLKDVVLVRK, encoded by the coding sequence ATGCTAAAGAAAATGACACTTTTTCTCATGTTATCTGCTATGTCATTTGCATCTCAGTTTGTAACACTTGAAAATGGTAAAACAGTTCTTTTGAAAGATGATGGAACTTATGAACAAGTTACACTAATTAAGAAAAATGGCAAGATGATTGCTCTTAAAAAAGATGGAACTTGGGAAGCTGTTCCTGAAAATGTAGTTGTTGCTGAAACTGTTGTAAATGAAAAAAGCAAAGCAGTTTACAAAGCAAAAACTTCAAAGCTTGCTAAAATGCTCATTGGTACTTGGGAGAGTCCTGACGGCTCTTTGGTTTACAAGTTTGAAAAAGGTGGCAAACTTAGCATAAAAAACAAAAACAAGTGGGTTGAGACAACATATAAAGTAGATGACGTCAATGAAAAGATGCGTAATGTTGTTGTAAATATAGGTGAAGAGGGTAATCTAGGCTTCATCTCATTTGGCGGAGAACACTGGATTTTACATATAGATGAAGATGGAAAAACTTTACATAATGAAAGTTTGAAACTAAGAACTCTCAAGGATGTTGTACTGGTTCGTAAGTAA
- the miaB gene encoding tRNA (N6-isopentenyl adenosine(37)-C2)-methylthiotransferase MiaB has protein sequence MAKKFYIETLGCAMNVRDSEHMIAELSYKEGYEQTETLEEADLILINTCSVREKPVHKLFSEIGVFNKRKKDGAKIGVCGCTASHLGEEIIKKAPFVDFVLGARNVSKITEVLHKPKAVEVDIDYDESQYAFGDFRSSPYKAYVNISIGCDKQCTFCIVPHTRGEEVSIPSDLIVKEVEKAAKTGAKEIFLLGQNVNNYGRRFSGEHPKMNFTNLLRLVSEVDGVERIRFTSPHPLHMDDEFLEEFANNPKICKSMHMPLQSGSTKILKAMKRGYTKEWFLDRALKLRQMVPDVSISTDIIVAFPGESEEDFEDTMDVIEKVRFEQIFSFKYSPRPLTPAKDYEDQIPDEIGSQRLTRLQSRHNEILDEMKSERVGKVVDVYFEELRPGGKVAGRSDNNVMVQVDGSEELLGKIVTVKITDAGRLSNFGVVIA, from the coding sequence ATGGCAAAAAAATTTTACATTGAAACACTCGGCTGTGCGATGAATGTTCGTGACAGTGAACATATGATTGCAGAGCTAAGTTACAAAGAGGGTTATGAACAGACTGAAACGCTTGAAGAAGCAGATCTTATCTTGATCAATACCTGTAGCGTAAGAGAAAAACCTGTACATAAGCTTTTTAGTGAGATAGGAGTTTTCAACAAGCGAAAAAAAGATGGTGCAAAAATAGGCGTATGCGGTTGTACTGCAAGTCATCTTGGTGAAGAGATCATTAAAAAAGCACCATTTGTAGACTTTGTACTTGGTGCAAGAAATGTCAGCAAAATAACAGAGGTGTTGCATAAACCTAAAGCTGTTGAAGTCGATATTGATTATGATGAGAGTCAGTATGCATTTGGTGATTTTAGAAGCTCACCATACAAAGCATACGTGAATATCTCTATAGGATGCGATAAACAGTGTACTTTCTGCATTGTTCCTCATACTCGTGGTGAAGAGGTTTCAATTCCATCTGATTTGATTGTAAAAGAGGTTGAAAAAGCTGCCAAAACTGGAGCTAAAGAGATATTCCTTTTAGGGCAAAATGTAAACAATTACGGTCGCCGTTTCAGTGGTGAACATCCAAAGATGAATTTTACTAATTTGCTTCGATTGGTCAGTGAAGTTGATGGTGTTGAGCGTATACGCTTTACATCACCGCATCCTCTTCATATGGATGATGAGTTTTTAGAAGAGTTTGCAAATAATCCAAAGATTTGTAAATCTATGCATATGCCTTTACAGAGTGGTTCGACAAAAATTTTAAAGGCTATGAAACGGGGTTATACAAAAGAGTGGTTTCTTGACAGAGCACTAAAACTTCGCCAAATGGTTCCTGACGTTTCGATCAGCACCGACATCATTGTAGCCTTTCCAGGAGAGAGTGAAGAGGATTTTGAAGATACAATGGATGTTATTGAAAAGGTTAGGTTTGAGCAAATCTTTAGCTTTAAATACTCTCCAAGACCTTTGACTCCTGCAAAAGATTATGAAGATCAGATACCTGATGAAATAGGCTCACAACGTTTAACACGACTTCAGTCACGCCATAATGAGATTCTTGATGAGATGAAAAGTGAAAGAGTTGGTAAAGTCGTAGATGTATATTTTGAAGAGTTAAGACCAGGTGGAAAAGTAGCAGGACGAAGTGATAATAATGTTATGGTTCAAGTTGATGGAAGTGAAGAACTTTTAGGCAAAATAGTTACTGTTAAAATTACTGATGCTGGTCGTCTGTCTAACTTTGGAGTTGTGATTGCGTAA
- a CDS encoding phosphoglycerate kinase — translation MKLLTVKDMDLAGKKVFIRCDFNVPLDEFGNITDDRRIRAALQTIRYCLDHECAIILASHMGRPKGEFNEKYTLEPVAKRLHMLLHQDIILAKDVVGPDAVAKAEALQSGEILLLENVRFEPGETKNDPELAKKFASMAEFYINDAFGVSHRAHASVEAITHYFDIHHKGAGFLLQKEIKYFHKLLRKPTRPFMAIVGGSKVSGKLEALINLLPKVDKMVIGGAMAFTFWKARGYEVGKSLVEDDLLDDARHIMEEAKRLGVKFYLPVDFVVAPEFKEDAPVKYVTFQEMPKDWMGLDIGLASTRLFREALADCQTILWNGPMGVYEMDKFARGSFKLANYVAESYATKIIGGGDTADLVQRVGVDDEMTFISTGGGASLELLEGKNLPGIAALQIDGEDDE, via the coding sequence ATGAAACTTTTAACAGTAAAAGATATGGATTTAGCAGGTAAGAAGGTTTTTATTCGTTGTGATTTTAATGTACCGTTAGATGAATTTGGAAATATTACAGATGATCGTCGCATACGTGCTGCCTTACAGACTATACGATACTGTCTTGATCATGAATGCGCCATCATTTTGGCAAGTCATATGGGGCGGCCTAAAGGTGAGTTTAATGAAAAGTATACTCTTGAACCTGTAGCAAAACGTCTGCATATGCTTTTGCATCAAGATATCATTTTGGCTAAAGATGTTGTTGGACCAGATGCAGTAGCAAAGGCTGAAGCTCTTCAAAGTGGAGAGATTTTACTGCTTGAAAATGTTCGTTTTGAGCCTGGTGAGACAAAAAATGATCCTGAACTTGCTAAAAAATTTGCATCTATGGCAGAGTTTTACATTAATGATGCTTTTGGTGTAAGCCATCGCGCTCATGCATCTGTTGAAGCAATCACCCACTATTTTGACATCCATCACAAAGGTGCAGGTTTTCTACTTCAAAAAGAGATTAAGTATTTTCATAAGTTACTTAGAAAACCGACTAGACCATTTATGGCAATTGTTGGCGGAAGTAAAGTTTCAGGTAAGCTTGAAGCACTCATAAACCTTCTTCCTAAAGTAGATAAAATGGTCATTGGCGGTGCAATGGCATTTACATTTTGGAAAGCGCGAGGTTATGAAGTAGGCAAATCTCTTGTTGAGGATGATTTGCTTGATGATGCACGTCATATTATGGAAGAAGCAAAGAGGTTAGGTGTTAAATTCTATCTTCCTGTTGACTTTGTAGTTGCTCCTGAGTTTAAAGAGGATGCACCAGTAAAATATGTTACATTTCAAGAGATGCCTAAAGATTGGATGGGGCTTGACATAGGATTGGCATCTACACGTCTGTTCCGTGAAGCATTGGCAGATTGTCAAACTATTTTATGGAATGGTCCAATGGGTGTTTACGAGATGGATAAATTTGCACGAGGAAGCTTCAAGCTTGCCAATTATGTAGCAGAATCATACGCTACAAAAATAATAGGCGGAGGAGATACTGCTGATTTGGTTCAGCGTGTAGGCGTTGATGATGAGATGACATTTATCTCCACTGGAGGCGGTGCAAGTCTGGAACTTCTTGAAGGCAAAAACTTACCTGGTATAGCAGCACTGCAAATTGACGGAGAAGATGATGAGTAA
- the nusA gene encoding transcription termination factor NusA has protein sequence MEKIIDIIDSIAHEKGLKPESVKEAFKTAVIQTAKRVICENCDFEVEIDEKSKQYTLYQKITVVNSDDKRLEEEPEKYISLTEAKELDSDVELGDELTSEVSLEDYGRSAASALFHEIEYHIQRFVEEQMFNKYKAMIGTVVSGPVTRVDNEQNTYIEIDEVRAVLPKRNRIKGEYFHVGDTIKGILRYVGIDKKFGIHLEVSRTMPKFLEELLKQEVPEIADGLVVIEKSARIPGERAKVALTATSPRVDPVGATVGVKGVRINAVSKELNGENIDCIEYSPIPEIFVARSLSPAIISSVKIEDKKAIVTLPSDQKSKAIGKSGINIRLASMLTGYQIELNEIAATASSSDEAKTDEEKQINPDALKALFGE, from the coding sequence ATGGAAAAAATTATAGATATTATCGACTCTATTGCCCATGAAAAGGGACTTAAACCAGAATCAGTCAAAGAAGCATTTAAAACTGCGGTGATTCAAACTGCCAAACGTGTAATATGTGAAAATTGCGATTTTGAGGTAGAGATAGATGAAAAGAGTAAGCAGTATACTCTCTATCAAAAGATCACAGTTGTAAATTCTGATGACAAACGTTTGGAGGAAGAGCCGGAAAAATATATCTCTCTAACCGAAGCAAAAGAGTTAGATTCTGATGTTGAACTTGGTGATGAACTAACAAGTGAAGTCAGCTTGGAAGATTACGGAAGAAGTGCGGCATCTGCACTTTTTCATGAAATAGAGTACCACATTCAACGCTTTGTAGAAGAGCAGATGTTCAATAAATACAAAGCTATGATAGGCACCGTTGTAAGTGGACCAGTAACACGAGTCGATAATGAGCAAAATACTTACATAGAGATTGATGAAGTTCGAGCTGTATTGCCAAAACGAAACCGTATCAAAGGTGAATATTTTCATGTTGGCGATACAATAAAAGGTATTTTGAGATATGTTGGCATAGATAAAAAGTTTGGCATTCACTTAGAAGTTTCACGTACAATGCCAAAGTTTTTAGAAGAACTGCTAAAACAAGAAGTTCCAGAAATAGCAGACGGTTTGGTTGTCATAGAAAAATCGGCAAGAATTCCTGGAGAGCGTGCTAAAGTAGCATTGACTGCTACAAGTCCAAGAGTAGATCCTGTTGGTGCTACAGTTGGTGTAAAAGGTGTAAGAATAAATGCAGTCAGTAAAGAGTTAAACGGTGAAAATATCGACTGTATTGAATACTCACCTATTCCTGAAATATTTGTAGCAAGAAGCCTAAGCCCAGCTATCATAAGCAGTGTGAAGATAGAAGATAAAAAAGCCATAGTTACACTGCCTAGTGATCAAAAGTCTAAAGCAATTGGAAAAAGCGGAATAAACATTAGACTAGCATCAATGCTAACCGGATACCAGATAGAACTTAATGAAATAGCTGCAACTGCATCAAGCAGTGATGAAGCCAAAACAGATGAAGAAAAACAGATAAATCCAGATGCTCTAAAAGCTCTCTTTGGAGAGTAA
- a CDS encoding lysophospholipid acyltransferase family protein — protein sequence MWFLFITSKKRWNFNGKFPDSPVVILFWHGELLLAPFIYAKLDTSRKLNVMISDHFDGEIIARVTKLMGIKTIRGSSRKGAVKALISAIKSVKEFGEHVAITPDGPKGPRHSVSDGAVVIAQKAKIPIVIVNCHPEKYWQASSWDKFTVPKPFGTIDFYISEPIYINDMTKDEAKLYLKERMLKYAV from the coding sequence ATGTGGTTTTTATTTATTACATCTAAAAAGAGATGGAACTTTAATGGAAAGTTTCCTGACTCTCCTGTAGTAATCCTCTTTTGGCATGGTGAACTTCTTCTCGCTCCATTTATATATGCAAAATTGGATACGTCAAGAAAATTAAATGTAATGATAAGTGATCATTTTGATGGTGAGATTATAGCTAGAGTAACTAAACTTATGGGTATAAAGACTATAAGGGGTTCATCTCGCAAAGGTGCTGTAAAAGCTCTTATTTCTGCTATAAAATCGGTTAAAGAGTTTGGAGAGCATGTTGCTATTACTCCGGACGGTCCAAAAGGACCAAGACACTCTGTTTCTGATGGTGCTGTTGTTATTGCACAAAAAGCAAAAATTCCTATAGTAATTGTAAATTGTCATCCTGAAAAGTATTGGCAAGCTTCAAGCTGGGATAAGTTCACAGTACCAAAGCCTTTTGGAACAATCGATTTTTATATATCTGAACCTATTTATATAAATGATATGACAAAAGATGAAGCAAAATTATATCTTAAAGAGAGGATGCTTAAATATGCAGTCTAA
- a CDS encoding ABC transporter permease: protein MKLIFRKLIYICGMLLLISLISFLAIHAAPNSFFAAGELNPNITKESIEHLKAIYGLDKPLFEQYLHWVWALLHLDFGLSFASGKAVVDEIVSRLPITLTINLVSMFFVFFISLWLGIKAALKQQSLEDKAIKQLSLVSFAMPSFYLALLLILFLSLKLGWFPISGLQSIEPKEGIAKLIDQAWHLSLPIFVMVFGGIGGLTMYVRSLTLEILKSDYIFFAKARGIDDKTVRKKFIMPNLMPSIITILGLSLPGLIGGSVIIESIFSINGMGLLFYQSALSRDYPVIMGILIITAFLTLLGNVLADLILAKLNPYFKDKSL from the coding sequence ATGAAGTTGATCTTTAGAAAATTGATCTATATATGCGGGATGTTACTTCTCATCTCGCTTATCTCCTTTCTAGCTATTCACGCAGCTCCTAACAGTTTTTTTGCTGCTGGAGAGCTTAACCCAAACATTACAAAAGAGTCCATTGAACATCTTAAGGCAATTTATGGATTAGACAAGCCTCTTTTTGAACAGTATCTGCATTGGGTATGGGCCTTGCTTCATTTAGATTTTGGTCTTTCTTTTGCAAGCGGGAAGGCAGTGGTAGATGAAATAGTTTCTAGGCTTCCTATTACTTTGACAATCAATCTGGTATCTATGTTTTTTGTATTTTTCATCTCTCTTTGGCTTGGAATAAAAGCAGCATTAAAACAGCAAAGTTTAGAAGATAAAGCAATAAAGCAGTTATCGTTAGTAAGTTTTGCTATGCCATCATTCTATCTTGCTCTGCTTTTAATACTCTTTTTGAGTTTAAAGCTTGGCTGGTTTCCCATAAGCGGTTTACAGAGCATTGAACCAAAAGAGGGCATAGCTAAATTGATAGATCAGGCTTGGCATTTAAGCTTACCTATTTTTGTAATGGTATTTGGTGGTATAGGCGGTTTGACTATGTATGTACGTTCACTTACATTAGAGATTTTAAAAAGTGACTACATATTTTTTGCCAAGGCTAGAGGTATAGATGATAAAACCGTAAGAAAAAAATTCATTATGCCAAATCTGATGCCGTCAATCATAACAATTTTAGGACTATCTTTGCCTGGACTGATTGGTGGGAGTGTTATAATTGAGTCAATATTTTCTATAAATGGAATGGGGCTATTGTTTTATCAGTCAGCACTTAGCAGGGACTATCCGGTAATTATGGGAATCTTGATTATTACAGCGTTTTTAACACTTCTTGGCAATGTTTTGGCAGATTTAATACTTGCTAAGTTAAACCCTTATTTTAAAGATAAGAGTTTATAA
- the tilS gene encoding tRNA lysidine(34) synthetase TilS has translation MLLEPSSLKILKNRKNLLAFSAGVDSTALYHLLKEENIDFDIAIVNYKVREQSEKEVEYALQLANSDNRKCHLLEIELSGKNFEYNARNIRYKFFEELIEKYNYNNLITAHQLDDMLEWSLMQLCKGCGLAELIGMQPIESRESYNIVRPLLFTPKKSLLELLETKKIKYFLDHTNQSDSFKRNRFRKYAASFLMEESSSGIAKSFKILLQEKANCFPPPYIYFQSKKFYCIKTPTDDKLLIHHIDTLLKKEGYIASSAQREHILNSRSAVIGGEWCIEINDKLTYISAYIKPGKIKMPKWFKERCRELKIGSKVRPYLFDSVNFEELFSLLEIETF, from the coding sequence ATGCTTCTTGAGCCTTCGAGCTTAAAGATTTTAAAAAACAGAAAAAATCTTCTTGCCTTTTCGGCAGGAGTTGACTCTACTGCACTCTACCACCTTCTTAAAGAGGAAAATATAGATTTTGATATTGCAATAGTAAACTACAAAGTTAGAGAGCAAAGCGAAAAAGAGGTAGAGTATGCACTTCAACTTGCAAATAGTGATAACAGAAAGTGTCATCTTCTTGAAATAGAGTTAAGCGGTAAAAACTTTGAGTACAATGCACGAAATATACGCTATAAATTTTTTGAAGAGTTAATAGAAAAGTATAACTACAACAATCTAATTACAGCTCATCAACTTGATGATATGCTTGAGTGGAGTTTAATGCAACTTTGTAAAGGTTGTGGCTTAGCAGAGCTTATTGGAATGCAGCCAATAGAATCTAGAGAGAGTTACAACATAGTTAGACCTCTTCTTTTCACTCCCAAAAAGAGTCTGCTTGAGCTTTTAGAGACAAAAAAGATAAAATACTTTTTAGATCATACAAACCAATCTGACTCTTTTAAAAGAAACCGTTTCAGAAAATATGCTGCATCATTTTTAATGGAAGAGTCAAGCAGTGGAATTGCTAAAAGCTTTAAAATTTTGCTACAAGAAAAAGCAAACTGTTTTCCACCTCCGTACATCTACTTTCAAAGTAAAAAGTTTTACTGTATTAAAACACCAACTGATGATAAACTTTTAATACACCATATTGATACTCTGCTAAAAAAGGAAGGGTATATAGCCAGCAGTGCTCAACGTGAACATATTTTAAATAGTCGCAGCGCTGTTATTGGGGGAGAGTGGTGCATAGAGATAAATGACAAACTTACATATATATCTGCATATATTAAACCAGGAAAAATAAAAATGCCTAAATGGTTTAAAGAGCGTTGCAGAGAACTTAAAATAGGTTCTAAAGTTAGACCCTATCTATTTGACTCTGTCAATTTTGAAGAATTATTTTCACTACTTGAAATAGAAACTTTTTGA